A window of Echeneis naucrates chromosome 13, fEcheNa1.1, whole genome shotgun sequence contains these coding sequences:
- the LOC115053627 gene encoding odorant receptor 131-2-like → MKDNTSLVGGKVLLRQINDRVLIVQMLVMVFLCINLLLISMFFKNESFYTTTRYILFAVNLLSDSFLLVVSDILLILVFFNLTFQVWLCVIICFVLIVYTTVTPVTLTAMTLERYVAVCMPLRHGEICSTRNTINCILIIHALSSVPSIFIFSAIFGSASVHFYQHYNVCSVEIFILFRWQDNLRSAVYQIFFLIMCIIIVFCYVKIMKVAKAASGKDKRSSRKGLRTVALHGFQLLLCLIQLLCPFIETAIFAINLKLFIDVRYINYIMFNLAPKCLSPLVYGLWDETFSHALKKNVFCGFIRRNI, encoded by the coding sequence ATGAAAGACAACACTTCCTTGGTTGGTGGTAAGGTGTTACTGCGGCAGATCAATGACCGTGTCCTGATCGTCCAGATGCTGGTGATggtttttctctgcatcaacttgttgctcatttcaatgttttttaaaaatgagtcCTTTTACACAACCACACGTtacatcttatttgctgttAATTTACTGTCAGATAGCTTCCTATTGGTTGTGTCTGATATCCTGCTCATCTTGGTGTTTTTTAACCTTACCTTTCAagtttggttgtgtgtcattatctgttttgtgttaattgtgTATACTACAgtcacaccagtgactctgacagcaatgactctggagcgttatgtggctgtttgtatgccgctgcgTCATGGAGAGAtctgctccacacgtaatactattaactgtatcctcatcattcatgctctcagctctgtgccctctatttttattttttccgcCATCTTTGGGTCAGCCTCTGTACACTTTTACCAGCATTACAACGTTTGTTCTGTGGAGATATTCATTTTGTTCAGATGGCAGGATAATTTAAGGTCGGCTGTTTATCAGATTTTCTTCTTGATCATGTGCATcatcattgttttctgttatgttaaaataatgaaagtggccaaagctgcatcaggaaaGGATAAACggtcatcaaggaaagggctcaggacagtggctcttcatggtttccagctgctgctctgtctcattcaACTCTTGTGTCCCTTCATAGAAACTGCCATTTTTGCAATTAATTTGAAGCTGTTTATTGATGTCAGATATATTAACTACATCATGTTTAACCTTGCACCAAAATGCCTCAGTCCTCTCGTTTATGGCCTATGGgatgaaacattttctcatgcactgaaaaaaaatgtcttttgtggttttattagGAGAAATATTTGA
- the LOC115053088 gene encoding odorant receptor 131-2-like, giving the protein MADNNSLDSYLLIYLEVQTDSKVIIIVQILVAVFLYINLLLIITFFQKECFYTTTRYILFAVTLLSDSLLLFLTNILVIFTQFLITIQVWLCVIINVVVLLYLTVTPVTLTAMTLERYVAVCMPLHHGELCSTRNTINCILIIHALSSVPCVVILSTFFGSASLKFYNQYDICSVEIFMIYLWQQHLRSAIYQLQFLIMCIILVFCYVKIMKVAKAASGEDKQSSRKGLRTVALHGFQLLLCLIQLWCPFIEAALFQISFNLFNNVRYFNYIMFYLAPRCLSPLIYGLRDEVFFHALKYYASFGLFKRNIN; this is encoded by the coding sequence ATGGCAGATAACAATTCACTGGATAgttatttgcttatttatctGGAGGTGCAGACGGACAGCAAGGTAATTATCATAGTGCAGATCCTGGTGGCAGTTTTTCTTTacatcaacttgttgctcatcatcacattttttcaaaaagagtgtttctatACAACCACAcgttatattttatttgctgttacattactgTCAGATagtttgttattattcttaACTAATATCCTTGTCATTTTCACACAATTTCTTATTACCATTcaggtttggttgtgtgtcattatcaATGTTGTGGTACTTCTTTATCTTACAgtcacaccagtgactctgacagcaatgactctggagcgttatgtggctgtttgtatgccgctgcatcatggagagctctgctccacacgtaatactattaactgtatcctcatcattcatgctctcagctctgtgccctgTGTTGTTATTCTCTCCACcttctttggatctgcatccctaaaATTTTACAACCAATATGACATCtgttcagtggaaatatttatgatttatttatggcagcaacatctgaggtcagctatatatcaattacagtttttgatcatgtgcatcatacttgttttttgctatgttaaaataatgaaagtggccaaagctgcatcaggagaggataagcagtcatcaaggaaagggctcaggacagtggctcttcatggtttccagctgctgctctgtctcatccagctgtggtgtcccttCATAGAAGCTGCATTGTTCCAGattagttttaatttatttaacaatGTCAGGTATTTTAACTATATCATGTTTTATCTTGCACCCAGATGTCTGAGTCCTCTCATTTATGGTCTCAGAGATGaagttttctttcatgcactgaaGTACTATGCCTCCTTCGGgttgtttaaaagaaatattaattgA
- the LOC115053090 gene encoding odorant receptor 131-2-like, translated as MADNNSLDSSLLIYLEVQKDSQVILIVQILVAVFLYINLLLIITFLKKECFYTTTRYILFAVTLLSDSLLLFLSNILVIFTQFLITIQVWLCVIICVVVIVYTTVTPVTLTAMTLERYVAVCMPLHHGELCSTRNTINCILIIHALSSVPSIFIFSSFFGSASLKFYNQYHICSVEIFMIYLWQDHLRSGIYQFQFLIMCIILVFCYVKIMKVAKAASGEDKQSSGKGLRTVALHGFQLLLCLIQLWCAFIEAALFHINFTLFFNIRYFNYIMFYLAPRCLSPLIYGLRDEVFFHALKYYASFGLFKRNIN; from the coding sequence ATGGCAGATAACAATTCACTGGATAGTTCTCTGCTTATTTATCTGGAGGTGCAGAAGGATAGCCAGGTAATTCTTATAGTGCAGATCCTGGTGGCAGTTTTTCTTTacatcaacttgttgctcatcatcacatttttaaaaaaagagtgtttctacacaaccacacgttatattttatttgctgttacattactgTCAGATagtttgttattattcttaTCTAATATCCTTGTCATTTTCACGCAATTTCTTATTACCATTcaggtttggttgtgtgtcattatctgtGTTGTGGTAATTGTGTATACTACTGttacaccagtgactctgacagcaatgactctggagcgttatgtggctgtttgtatgccgctgcatcatggagagctctgctccacacgtaatactattaactgtatcctcatcattcatgctctcagttctgtgccctctatttttattttctcctccttctttggatctgcatccctaaaATTTTACAACCAATATCACATCtgttcagtggaaatatttatgatttatttatggcAGGACCATCTGAGGTCAGGTATATATCAATTCCAGTTTTTGATCATGTgcatcatacttgttttttgctatgttaaaataatgaaagtggccaaagctgcatcaggagaggataagcagtcatcagggaaagggctcaggacagtggctcttcatggtttccagctgctgctctgtctcatccagctgtggtgtgCCTTCATAGAAGCTGCTTTGTTTCAtattaatttcactttattcTTTAACATCAGGTATTTTAACTATATCATGTTTTATCTTGCACCCAGATGTCTGAGTCCTCTCATTTATGGTCTCAGAGATGaagttttctttcatgcactgaaGTACTATGCCTCCTTCGGgttgtttaaaagaaatattaattgA
- the LOC115053089 gene encoding odorant receptor 131-2-like, which produces MADNNSLDSYLLIYLEVQKDSQVILIVQILVAVFLYINLLLIITFLKKECFYTTTRYMLFAVTLLSDSLLLFLSNILVIFTQFLITIQVWLCVIICAVLLVYATVTPVTLTAMTLERYVAVCMPLRHGELCSTRNTINCILIIHALSSVPSIFILSTFFGSASLKFYNQYHICSVEIFMIYLWQQHLRSAIYQLQFLIMCIILVFCYVKIMKVAKAASGEDKQSSRKGLRTVALHGFQLLLCLIQLWCPFIEAALFQISFNLFNNVRYFNYILFYLAPRCMSPLIYGLRDEVFFHALKYYASFGLFKRNIN; this is translated from the coding sequence ATGGCAGATAACAATTCACTGGATAgttatttgcttatttatctGGAGGTGCAGAAGGATAGCCAGGTAATTCTTATAGTGCAGATCCTGGTGGCAGTTTTTCTTTacatcaacttgttgctcatcatcacatttttaaaaaaagagtgtttctacacaacCACACGTTATATgttatttgctgttacattactgTCAGATagtttgttattattcttaTCTAATATCCTTGTCATTTTCACGCAATTTCTGATTACCATTcaggtttggttgtgtgtcattatctgtGCCGTGCTACTTGTATATGCTACTGttacaccagtgactctgacagcaatgactctggagcgttatgtggctgtttgtatgccgctgcgtcatggagagctctgctccacacgtaatactattaactgtatcctcatcattcatgctctcagctctgtgccctctatttttattctctccaccttctttggatctgcatccctaaaATTTTACAACCAATATCACATCtgttcagtggaaatatttatgatttatttatggcagcaacatctgaggtcagctatatatcaattacagtttttgatcatgtgcatcatacttgttttttgctatgttaaaataatgaaagtggccaaagctgcatcaggagaggataagcagtcatcaaggaaagggctcaggacagtggctcttcatggtttccagctgctgctctgtctcatccagctgtggtgtcccttCATAGAAGCTGCATTGTTCCAGattagttttaatttatttaacaatGTCAGGTATTTTAACTACATATTATTTTATCTTGCACCCAGATGTATGAGTCCTCTCATTTACGGCCTCAGAGATGaagttttctttcatgcactgaaGTACTATGCCTCCTTCGGgttgtttaaaagaaatattaattgA